In one Streptomyces sp. NBC_01241 genomic region, the following are encoded:
- a CDS encoding alpha/beta hydrolase yields the protein MNQTLLGHSYGSLVAGQTMRSHIDLPVDNAIMVGSPGVGVDHAKDLNIPADHVFAATAKNDLINVAPPPAGPLAPLNPKAYMRLFDDHSIVHGTDPVSDDFGGVVFDVPDGKLPGSDWETMPAHSQYWDEKPLVSLARIVTGGRP from the coding sequence GTGAACCAGACGCTCCTGGGTCACAGTTATGGGTCCCTGGTGGCAGGGCAGACGATGAGAAGTCACATAGATCTGCCGGTCGACAACGCGATCATGGTGGGCAGTCCGGGCGTGGGCGTGGATCACGCGAAGGACCTGAACATCCCGGCGGATCATGTCTTCGCGGCCACGGCCAAGAACGACCTCATCAACGTCGCCCCGCCCCCGGCGGGCCCCCTGGCCCCCCTCAACCCGAAGGCGTACATGAGGCTTTTCGACGATCACTCGATCGTCCACGGAACCGACCCGGTCTCCGACGACTTCGGCGGCGTGGTCTTCGACGTCCCCGACGGGAAGCTTCCGGGCTCGGACTGGGAGACGATGCCCGCGCACTCCCAGTACTGGGACGAAAAGCCCCTCGTCAGCCTGGCAAGGATTGTTACCGGAGGACGGCCGTGA
- a CDS encoding glycoside hydrolase family 35 protein produces MPRLEVAADGFRLDDRPLRIISGGLHYFRIHPEQWADRLRKARLMGLNTIETYVPWNLHSPHPGEFRLDAGLDLPRFLDLAAAEDLHVLLRPGPYICAEWEGGGLPSWLLADEDIELRSRDPRYLKAVDGYLGALLPPVLPYLSTRGGPILAVQLENEYGAYGDDSGYLENLAEQLHRHGIDVPLFTCDQPSDLERGGLDGVLRTVNLGSRVDAGLAELRRHQPSGPLMCSEFWIGWFDRWGGTHVTRSTADAAADLDRLLAAGASVNIYMFHGGTNFGFTNGANDKGTYRATVTSYDYDAPLDEAGDPAPKYAAFREVIARYAPVPEEPVPAPAPRLTPAVAELTACASLLDQRERLGSAVHADRPQVMEQLGQSFGFILYETELLTAGPTVLRIAEVHDRAQVFVDGQPVGVLERENHEHILTFHASRRGAQLAVLVENQGRVNYGQGMHDRKGLLGEVTLNALAPDGWYSRPLPLDDLGRLSFAAFEPASPPVGPAFHRGHLDIEQPADGYIALDGWTKGHVWINGFALGRYWSRGPQTTLYVPAPILNAGRNEITVLELHGSTTRAVELRGTPDLGPTED; encoded by the coding sequence ATGCCACGACTCGAGGTTGCCGCAGACGGCTTCCGTCTCGACGACCGACCGCTGCGGATCATCTCCGGCGGGCTGCACTACTTCCGGATCCATCCGGAACAGTGGGCCGACCGGCTTCGCAAGGCGCGCCTGATGGGACTGAACACGATCGAGACCTACGTCCCATGGAACCTTCATTCGCCCCATCCGGGTGAGTTCCGGCTGGACGCAGGTCTCGATCTCCCCCGGTTCCTCGACCTGGCCGCCGCCGAAGACCTGCATGTGCTGCTCCGCCCCGGACCGTACATCTGCGCCGAGTGGGAGGGCGGCGGCTTGCCCTCCTGGCTGCTCGCCGACGAGGACATCGAACTGCGCAGCCGCGACCCGCGCTATCTGAAGGCGGTGGACGGCTACCTCGGCGCCCTGCTGCCGCCCGTCCTTCCCTACCTCTCCACGCGCGGCGGCCCGATTCTCGCCGTCCAGCTGGAGAACGAATACGGCGCGTACGGCGACGACTCCGGCTACCTGGAGAATCTGGCGGAGCAACTGCACCGACACGGAATCGACGTGCCGCTGTTCACGTGCGACCAGCCCTCCGATCTGGAACGCGGCGGCCTCGACGGCGTCCTGCGCACCGTCAATCTCGGCAGCCGGGTGGACGCCGGGCTCGCCGAACTGCGCAGGCATCAGCCGTCCGGGCCGCTGATGTGCAGCGAGTTCTGGATCGGCTGGTTCGACCGCTGGGGCGGCACCCATGTCACCCGCAGCACGGCCGACGCCGCGGCGGACCTCGACCGGCTGCTCGCGGCCGGTGCCTCGGTCAACATCTACATGTTCCACGGCGGTACCAACTTCGGTTTCACCAACGGCGCCAACGACAAGGGCACGTACCGCGCCACCGTCACGTCGTACGACTACGACGCGCCTCTGGACGAGGCCGGCGACCCCGCCCCCAAATACGCCGCCTTCCGCGAGGTCATCGCCCGGTACGCGCCCGTCCCCGAGGAACCGGTACCCGCCCCCGCACCCAGGCTCACCCCCGCCGTCGCCGAACTCACCGCATGCGCAAGTCTCCTGGACCAGCGCGAACGGCTCGGCAGCGCGGTGCACGCCGACCGCCCGCAGGTCATGGAGCAGCTCGGCCAGTCCTTCGGATTCATCCTGTACGAGACGGAGCTCTTGACGGCCGGGCCGACCGTCCTCCGCATCGCCGAGGTGCACGATCGCGCCCAGGTCTTCGTCGACGGCCAGCCGGTCGGCGTCCTGGAACGCGAGAACCATGAGCACATCCTCACCTTCCACGCTTCCCGGCGGGGCGCGCAGTTGGCCGTGTTGGTGGAGAACCAGGGCAGGGTCAACTACGGGCAGGGCATGCACGACCGCAAGGGGCTGCTCGGCGAGGTCACCCTCAACGCGCTGGCCCCGGACGGCTGGTACAGCCGGCCGCTGCCTCTCGACGATCTGGGCCGACTGTCCTTCGCCGCGTTCGAGCCCGCCTCGCCCCCGGTCGGCCCCGCGTTCCACCGTGGACACCTGGACATCGAGCAGCCGGCCGACGGCTACATCGCCCTGGACGGCTGGACCAAGGGCCACGTCTGGATCAACGGCTTCGCACTCGGCCGCTACTGGTCCCGAGGACCGCAGACCACTCTCTACGTCCCCGCGCCGATCCTGAACGCCGGCCGGAACGAGATCACGGTCCTCGAACTGCACGGTTCCACCACCCGCGCGGTGGAACTGCGGGGCACTCCCGATCTGGGCCCCACCGAGGACTGA
- a CDS encoding DUF1269 domain-containing protein, producing the protein MSNLFVIAYDDLATADRVRDKLLSMNREHLVELEDVVVVERREKDGKIKLHQAVNHVGTGAAGGALWGSVIGLLFLVPFLGAAVGAAAGAAGGSVVDTGVNDKFMKELSANLRPGAAAVFVLVKTSVRDRVVPEIVKFGGQLVQTSLSKEDEAHLREMVKEALKEEPTIAS; encoded by the coding sequence ATGAGCAATCTGTTCGTCATCGCCTACGACGATCTCGCCACCGCCGACCGGGTCCGGGACAAGCTGCTGTCCATGAACCGCGAGCACCTTGTCGAGCTGGAGGACGTCGTCGTCGTCGAACGGCGTGAGAAGGACGGCAAGATCAAACTGCATCAGGCCGTCAACCACGTGGGTACCGGTGCCGCGGGCGGTGCGCTGTGGGGGAGCGTCATCGGGCTGCTCTTCCTCGTGCCGTTCCTCGGTGCCGCGGTGGGCGCCGCAGCCGGCGCCGCCGGAGGGTCCGTCGTCGACACCGGTGTCAACGACAAGTTCATGAAGGAGCTGAGCGCCAATCTCCGGCCTGGCGCCGCCGCCGTCTTCGTGCTCGTCAAGACATCCGTCCGCGACAGGGTCGTCCCCGAGATCGTCAAGTTCGGCGGTCAGCTCGTGCAGACCTCGCTCAGCAAGGAGGACGAGGCACACCTGCGGGAAATGGTGAAGGAAGCGCTCAAGGAAGAGCCGACGATCGCCTCCTGA
- a CDS encoding AAA family ATPase, with the protein MRAADPGPAVVLITGVMASGKSTVAQALAERLPRAVHVRGDVFRRMVVSGRAEMVPGAYEEAAAQLRLRYRLSAMTADAYAGEGWTAVVQDVVLGEELAAYVELVRTRPLYVVVLAPEPQAVAEREAGRGKSGYGAGWTVEALDRVLREETPRIGLWLDTTGQTVEQTVDTVLAELGRARVVGAAES; encoded by the coding sequence TTGCGAGCTGCTGATCCCGGCCCTGCCGTCGTCCTCATCACCGGCGTGATGGCCTCCGGCAAGTCCACCGTCGCCCAGGCTCTCGCCGAGCGGCTGCCACGGGCCGTTCATGTGCGCGGGGACGTGTTTCGGCGGATGGTGGTGTCCGGGCGGGCCGAGATGGTGCCGGGGGCGTACGAGGAAGCCGCCGCGCAACTGCGGCTGCGCTACCGGCTGTCCGCGATGACAGCCGATGCGTACGCGGGTGAGGGCTGGACCGCGGTGGTGCAGGACGTGGTGCTGGGGGAGGAGTTGGCCGCGTACGTCGAACTCGTACGGACCCGGCCGCTGTACGTCGTCGTGCTCGCTCCCGAGCCGCAGGCCGTTGCCGAGCGGGAGGCGGGGCGGGGCAAGAGCGGTTACGGGGCCGGGTGGACGGTCGAGGCGCTGGACCGGGTGCTGCGGGAGGAGACGCCGCGGATCGGGCTCTGGCTGGACACGACCGGGCAGACCGTGGAGCAGACGGTCGACACGGTCCTCGCGGAGCTCGGCCGGGCGCGGGTGGTGGGAGCGGCGGAGAGCTGA
- a CDS encoding helix-turn-helix domain-containing protein, producing MGELIRIHRVRAGLTQKDAADKLLISESLMGAVERAERIPSLELLADADRVFVAGGALKACIELVDEEKYPAKFLDWARLERQARVISAYETMLIPGLIQTEAYAYALYRARKPAYTEDEIVRHVEARLERQAVLMRTPPPYVGFVIEESILERTLGGAEVLKEQLLHLLECMRRMNHLTVQVMPSDQHTHAGLNGPMQLMCTAEGRNLVFAESQGGDRLIARPEQVGDTFDLFGILRAQALNPWKSAEIIETKARQL from the coding sequence GTGGGTGAACTGATCCGTATCCATCGGGTGCGGGCCGGGCTCACGCAGAAGGACGCGGCGGACAAGCTGTTGATCTCGGAGTCGCTGATGGGGGCGGTCGAGCGGGCGGAGCGCATTCCGTCGCTGGAGCTGCTGGCCGACGCGGACCGGGTCTTCGTCGCGGGCGGTGCGCTGAAGGCGTGTATCGAGCTGGTCGACGAGGAGAAGTACCCGGCGAAGTTCCTGGACTGGGCGCGGCTGGAACGGCAGGCGCGGGTCATCAGCGCGTACGAGACGATGCTGATCCCGGGGCTGATCCAGACAGAGGCGTACGCGTACGCCCTCTACCGGGCACGCAAACCCGCGTACACCGAGGACGAGATCGTCCGGCATGTCGAGGCGCGACTGGAACGGCAGGCAGTGCTGATGCGCACGCCACCGCCGTACGTCGGGTTTGTCATCGAGGAGTCGATCCTGGAACGGACGCTCGGAGGTGCCGAGGTGTTGAAGGAGCAGTTGCTGCATCTCCTGGAGTGCATGCGGCGGATGAACCACCTCACCGTTCAGGTGATGCCCTCGGATCAGCACACGCACGCGGGATTGAACGGGCCGATGCAGTTGATGTGTACGGCGGAAGGCCGCAATCTGGTGTTCGCGGAGAGCCAGGGCGGCGATAGGTTGATCGCCAGGCCGGAGCAGGTGGGCGACACGTTCGACCTCTTCGGCATCCTGCGGGCCCAGGCGCTCAACCCCTGGAAGTCGGCGGAGATCATCGAAACGAAGGCGAGGCAACTGTGA
- a CDS encoding carbohydrate ABC transporter permease has product MTTARHLPQVLRRSVRGVLAGLLTAVFLAPFYLMLRNALMDTQGLTSPHWTWWPSTMHWDNFTSLFSDPTLHMGQALGNSLLIAAITAPVSTLLASAAGYALARIPVPGRGVLLALVVATLMIPGSVTFVPTFVVVGSMGGVNTLWGIIAPGLFNPFAVLLFRNFYLQFPSEIEEAGRLDGLGWLGLYRRIALPSSGAMLASLGALAFIDSWNAFLWPLVIGQDPSSWTAQIALSTFLTSQTVNLPGLFAGAVVTIAPLVAMFLVAQRYIVEGIATSGLKG; this is encoded by the coding sequence ATGACAACCGCCCGACACCTGCCGCAGGTGCTGCGCCGGTCCGTGCGCGGCGTGCTGGCCGGCCTGCTGACGGCAGTGTTCCTGGCGCCCTTCTATCTGATGCTGCGTAATGCTCTGATGGACACACAGGGCCTGACGTCACCGCACTGGACCTGGTGGCCGTCGACGATGCACTGGGACAACTTCACCTCGCTCTTCAGCGATCCCACGCTGCACATGGGCCAGGCCCTCGGCAACTCGTTGCTGATCGCCGCGATCACCGCCCCGGTGTCGACGCTCCTCGCCTCGGCCGCCGGGTACGCCCTCGCGCGGATCCCGGTACCCGGACGGGGCGTCCTGCTCGCCCTGGTGGTGGCCACGCTGATGATCCCCGGCTCGGTGACGTTCGTCCCCACCTTCGTCGTCGTGGGCTCCATGGGCGGGGTCAACACCCTGTGGGGAATCATCGCGCCCGGGCTCTTCAACCCCTTCGCCGTTCTGCTCTTCCGAAACTTCTATCTCCAGTTCCCCAGCGAGATCGAGGAGGCCGGACGCCTGGACGGGCTGGGCTGGCTCGGCCTCTACCGCCGGATCGCGTTGCCGTCGTCCGGAGCAATGCTCGCCTCGCTCGGCGCGCTCGCCTTCATCGACAGCTGGAACGCCTTCCTGTGGCCGCTGGTCATCGGGCAGGACCCGTCCTCGTGGACGGCCCAGATCGCCCTGTCGACCTTCCTCACCTCACAGACCGTCAACCTGCCCGGACTGTTCGCCGGAGCCGTCGTGACCATCGCACCACTGGTGGCCATGTTCCTGGTCGCCCAGCGTTACATCGTCGAAGGCATCGCCACCAGCGGACTCAAGGGCTGA
- a CDS encoding DUF397 domain-containing protein: MTTGPELFWFKSSYSNNEGGACVEVAYDWRKPSYSNNEGEACVEVATCPHTVRVRDSKVTDGPTFAVAPAAWTAFLVGAVAG, encoded by the coding sequence GTGACCACTGGGCCCGAGCTCTTCTGGTTCAAGTCCAGCTACAGCAACAACGAGGGCGGCGCCTGCGTCGAAGTCGCCTACGACTGGCGCAAGCCCAGCTACAGCAACAACGAGGGCGAAGCCTGCGTCGAGGTCGCCACCTGCCCCCACACCGTCCGCGTCCGCGACTCCAAGGTCACCGACGGCCCGACCTTCGCCGTCGCTCCCGCCGCCTGGACTGCCTTCCTGGTCGGTGCAGTCGCGGGCTGA
- a CDS encoding alpha-mannosidase translates to MHSKRRLTEQRLDRVLNQRIRPAVHARTVPVEIAIWNAPGEPVPVADGLAAPYEPVTLGHRWGPPWSTSWFRISGRVPEEWAGLRVEAVIDLGFNVTGAGFSTEGLVYRADGSVVKALNPRNAYIPVADPAVGGEDFTYYVEAAANPNLVDDHIPSRTGDQPSWMTGVGPESAPLYQLLRLDLAVFDAQVWELAQDLDVLGGLMRELPEADPRRWQLLHTIERALDAVDLQDIAGSATAAREVLRPAFAAPAAAGAHRMSAIGHAHIDTAWLWPLRETVRKVARTLSNVTHLMDDHPGFLFAMSQAQQLAWLKEHRPEVYGRVQEKAKKGQFLPVGSLWVEPDTNITGGEALARQLIHGKRFYLDEFGVETEEMWLPDTFGYNAAMPQLMKLAGVRWFLTQKISWNTTNKFPHHTFWWEGIDGTRIFSHFPPVDTYNAEITGAELAHAVSNFQDKEAANSSLLPFGYGDGGGGPTREMLARAERLVDLEGSARVVIERPADFFERAHAEYPDAPVWQGELYLEFHRGTLTSQLRTKQGNRRSEHLLREAELWSATAAVRTGFAYPYQALDRLWKTVLLHQFHDILPGSSIAWVHREAEQTYAAVTAELCAITDAAQRALAGEGDLPVVFNAAPFARGGVPALGATLRTRPPGRPVAPVRSGDGFVLDNGLVRVRIDAQGLVTSAYDIAADREALAPGAAGGLLQLHQDFPNEYDAWDIDAFYRNTVHNLLDADSVGAKEGGVRIVRTFGDSRIEQLVSLPEDSRRLDIDTEIDWHEKEKLLKAAFPLDVRADHSSAEIPFGHVRRPTHTNTSWDAAKFEICAHRFLHLGERGWGAAVVNDSTYGHEVTRDVRADGGTTTTVRLSLLRAPRFPDPDADQGHHRLRYGFVIGADIADTVREGYAFNQPERSLPGSTEVQPLVTADNEAVVIETVKLADDRSGDIVVRLYEAHGGRARTVLTAGFPLASAAETDLLERELDPRENVDAVQADGRRVLLALRPFQILTLRLRPRTGD, encoded by the coding sequence ATGCACAGCAAGCGACGCCTCACCGAGCAGCGGCTCGACCGGGTGCTGAACCAGCGCATCCGGCCCGCGGTCCACGCCCGTACCGTCCCGGTCGAGATCGCGATCTGGAACGCGCCGGGCGAGCCGGTCCCCGTGGCCGACGGCCTGGCCGCACCGTACGAACCCGTGACGCTCGGGCACCGGTGGGGGCCGCCCTGGTCCACGAGCTGGTTCAGGATCAGCGGCAGGGTTCCGGAGGAGTGGGCCGGCCTGCGGGTCGAGGCGGTCATCGACCTCGGCTTCAACGTCACCGGCGCGGGCTTCTCCACCGAGGGCCTGGTCTACCGGGCGGACGGCAGCGTGGTGAAAGCCCTCAACCCCCGCAACGCCTATATCCCGGTCGCCGACCCGGCGGTCGGCGGCGAGGATTTCACCTACTACGTCGAGGCCGCCGCCAACCCCAACCTGGTCGATGACCACATCCCGTCCCGGACCGGGGACCAACCCTCCTGGATGACGGGAGTCGGCCCCGAGAGCGCACCCTTGTACCAGCTGCTCCGGCTGGATTTGGCGGTCTTCGACGCGCAGGTGTGGGAACTCGCCCAGGACCTGGACGTCCTCGGGGGGCTCATGCGCGAACTGCCCGAGGCCGACCCGCGCCGCTGGCAGCTCCTGCACACCATCGAGCGGGCCCTGGACGCAGTCGACCTGCAGGACATCGCCGGCAGCGCCACCGCCGCCCGCGAGGTGCTGCGCCCGGCGTTCGCCGCCCCCGCGGCCGCCGGCGCCCACCGCATGTCCGCCATCGGACACGCCCACATCGACACCGCCTGGCTGTGGCCGCTGCGTGAGACCGTCCGCAAGGTTGCCAGGACGCTCTCCAACGTCACCCATCTCATGGACGACCACCCGGGCTTCCTCTTCGCCATGTCCCAGGCCCAGCAGCTGGCCTGGCTCAAGGAGCACCGCCCCGAGGTCTACGGCCGGGTCCAGGAGAAGGCGAAGAAGGGGCAGTTCCTCCCCGTCGGCAGCCTGTGGGTGGAACCCGACACCAACATCACCGGCGGCGAGGCCCTCGCCCGGCAGCTGATCCATGGAAAGCGCTTCTACCTCGACGAGTTCGGCGTCGAGACCGAGGAGATGTGGCTGCCCGACACCTTCGGCTACAACGCGGCCATGCCGCAGCTGATGAAACTGGCCGGGGTCCGGTGGTTCCTCACCCAGAAGATCTCCTGGAACACCACCAACAAGTTCCCGCACCACACCTTCTGGTGGGAGGGCATCGACGGCACCAGGATCTTCAGCCACTTCCCGCCGGTCGACACCTACAACGCCGAGATCACCGGCGCCGAACTCGCCCATGCCGTCAGCAACTTCCAGGACAAGGAGGCAGCCAACAGCTCGCTGCTCCCGTTCGGCTACGGAGACGGCGGCGGCGGCCCCACCCGGGAGATGCTGGCCCGGGCCGAGCGTCTTGTCGACCTGGAGGGCTCGGCCAGGGTCGTCATCGAGCGCCCGGCGGACTTCTTCGAGCGGGCACACGCCGAATACCCCGACGCGCCGGTGTGGCAGGGGGAGCTGTACCTGGAGTTCCACCGCGGCACGCTGACCAGCCAGCTGAGGACCAAGCAGGGCAACCGGCGCAGCGAGCACCTGCTGCGAGAGGCCGAGCTGTGGTCGGCGACCGCCGCCGTGCGCACCGGATTCGCGTACCCCTACCAGGCCCTGGACCGGCTGTGGAAGACGGTCCTGCTGCACCAGTTCCACGACATCCTGCCCGGCTCCTCCATCGCCTGGGTGCACCGGGAGGCGGAGCAGACCTATGCCGCCGTCACCGCCGAGCTGTGCGCGATCACGGACGCCGCCCAGCGGGCCCTGGCCGGCGAAGGCGACCTGCCCGTGGTCTTCAACGCCGCTCCGTTCGCCCGCGGCGGTGTCCCCGCACTCGGCGCCACGCTCCGCACCCGGCCGCCGGGCCGACCCGTCGCCCCGGTCCGGAGCGGGGACGGTTTCGTGCTGGACAACGGCCTGGTCCGCGTCCGGATCGATGCCCAGGGCCTGGTGACCTCGGCGTACGACATCGCGGCCGACCGCGAAGCGCTGGCTCCCGGCGCCGCCGGGGGCCTCCTCCAGCTGCACCAGGACTTCCCCAACGAGTACGACGCCTGGGACATCGACGCCTTCTACCGCAACACCGTTCACAACCTCCTCGACGCCGACTCGGTCGGGGCAAAGGAAGGCGGTGTCCGGATCGTGCGGACCTTCGGCGACTCCCGCATCGAACAGCTGGTCTCCCTGCCCGAAGACTCCCGACGTCTGGACATCGACACCGAGATCGACTGGCACGAGAAGGAGAAGCTCCTCAAGGCCGCCTTCCCGCTCGACGTGCGGGCCGACCACTCCAGTGCGGAGATCCCCTTCGGACATGTCCGGCGCCCCACCCACACCAACACCAGTTGGGACGCCGCCAAGTTCGAGATCTGCGCCCACCGCTTCCTGCACCTCGGCGAACGGGGGTGGGGCGCGGCTGTGGTCAACGACTCGACCTACGGGCACGAGGTCACCCGAGACGTCCGCGCCGACGGCGGCACCACCACCACCGTCCGGCTCTCCCTGCTCCGCGCTCCCCGCTTCCCCGACCCGGATGCCGACCAGGGCCACCACCGCCTGCGCTACGGGTTCGTCATCGGCGCCGACATCGCCGACACCGTCCGCGAGGGCTACGCGTTCAACCAGCCGGAGCGCAGCCTCCCCGGCTCGACCGAGGTCCAACCGCTCGTCACCGCGGACAACGAGGCCGTCGTCATCGAGACGGTCAAACTTGCCGACGATCGTTCCGGCGACATCGTCGTACGCCTCTACGAGGCCCACGGCGGACGCGCCCGAACCGTCCTGACCGCCGGCTTCCCGCTTGCGTCGGCGGCCGAGACCGATCTGCTGGAGCGCGAACTCGACCCGCGCGAGAACGTGGACGCCGTACAAGCGGACGGTCGAAGGGTGCTCCTGGCACTCCGCCCGTTCCAGATCCTTACTCTTCGGCTGAGGCCCCGAACGGGTGACTGA
- a CDS encoding RidA family protein encodes MTEKITRINPEQLHQTPGYHHVTVVEAGRTAHLAGQCPLDGNGALVGAGSFETQVDQVVANASVALAAVSAQPQHVVRSVIYGRSDDRDVLGAVWDRLIDSAIGPAFTTASTMLGVTQLGFSGQLVEVDLTVALPD; translated from the coding sequence ATGACTGAGAAGATCACTCGTATCAACCCCGAGCAGTTGCATCAGACGCCTGGCTACCACCATGTCACCGTGGTTGAGGCCGGCCGCACGGCCCATCTTGCGGGGCAGTGTCCGCTTGATGGAAATGGTGCCCTCGTCGGAGCCGGCTCCTTTGAGACACAGGTCGACCAGGTTGTGGCGAATGCGTCCGTTGCTCTCGCAGCCGTGAGCGCTCAGCCGCAACATGTAGTGCGGTCAGTGATCTACGGGCGGAGCGACGACAGGGACGTCCTGGGGGCTGTGTGGGATCGGCTCATCGACTCTGCCATCGGCCCGGCGTTCACCACCGCTAGCACGATGCTGGGCGTCACCCAGTTGGGCTTTTCCGGACAACTCGTCGAGGTGGATCTCACCGTGGCGCTGCCTGACTGA
- a CDS encoding glycoside hydrolase family 5 protein — protein sequence MRSDRSAPAVRKFFSRILPATAAAVTLVLAGTSGSVAASPTATTATTAAPMTGPQLAASWTGPLSTRGRYIVDANGNRFKLKAGNWAGAQGTWEGSGDVNDPANHQADQMSHNIPLGLDRAPMTQIMADFHELGLNSIRLPFANAMMRDTTVVPDSAVAANPQLKGKTPLQVYDAVVAALTADGFAVVLNNHTTTYRFCCGLDGNERWNSGQSAQQWQEDWLFLVNRYKANKRVVGADLRNEIRRDTWDDPNWGWGDDHDTYAAFELAGTRILGADPDMLVIMEGINWYGIPLDGLNYGRPMLTPVRELSNTLIASGKLVYAAHFYGYTGPNYTGAGNGPGHTNDWPYEDFPLDKLKQLVHDEALFVTQAGQHFTAPVWISEFGAGGRGSNDTKEKTWFGNFTDILVENDTDFAIWPLVGWTGANGAPQDNWALISYDAAGKRQSLSDPGDWRSADWNKLVNASGVSGPVAQVDHWNMLNLDFRDHNVSSRMLAQSDWSPGYRKGNCPDSQRLVGLGRSDKRGLCTDANQPAKGAGAWVAVHDERYVTHGDWASGYNKLQCPDNTFAVGYSVNGKSMAGLLCAPSAAPLPLNGRNVWFDHGDNRPATGGSVGSDWAPGYYKGQCTDNEYVAGVAFTWQRNNGGVPDALLCRPLS from the coding sequence ATGAGATCCGACAGGTCGGCTCCCGCCGTCAGAAAATTCTTCTCCCGAATCCTGCCTGCCACGGCAGCCGCGGTTACCCTCGTCCTCGCGGGAACCTCCGGTTCCGTCGCAGCGTCCCCCACCGCCACCACCGCCACCACCGCCGCTCCAATGACCGGACCGCAGTTGGCAGCCTCCTGGACGGGACCGCTGAGTACCCGCGGGCGTTACATCGTCGACGCCAACGGCAACCGCTTCAAGCTGAAGGCCGGCAACTGGGCGGGCGCCCAGGGCACCTGGGAAGGCAGCGGAGATGTCAACGACCCCGCGAACCACCAGGCGGACCAGATGTCGCACAACATCCCGCTGGGCCTGGACCGCGCGCCGATGACGCAGATCATGGCCGACTTCCACGAGCTCGGGCTGAACAGCATCCGCCTGCCGTTCGCCAACGCGATGATGCGCGACACCACGGTCGTACCGGACTCCGCGGTCGCGGCCAACCCGCAGCTGAAGGGCAAGACCCCGCTGCAGGTGTACGACGCGGTGGTGGCTGCCCTGACCGCCGACGGTTTCGCGGTCGTCCTCAACAACCACACCACCACCTACCGCTTCTGCTGCGGCCTGGACGGCAACGAGCGCTGGAACAGCGGCCAGTCCGCCCAGCAGTGGCAGGAGGACTGGCTCTTCCTGGTGAACCGCTACAAGGCGAACAAGCGTGTCGTCGGCGCCGATCTGCGCAACGAGATCCGCCGCGACACCTGGGACGACCCCAACTGGGGCTGGGGTGACGACCACGACACCTACGCGGCCTTCGAGCTGGCGGGCACCCGCATCCTGGGAGCCGACCCCGACATGCTGGTCATCATGGAGGGCATCAACTGGTACGGCATCCCGCTGGACGGGCTCAACTACGGCAGGCCGATGCTGACCCCGGTCCGTGAACTCTCCAACACCCTGATCGCCTCGGGGAAGCTGGTCTACGCCGCGCACTTCTACGGCTACACCGGCCCGAACTACACGGGTGCCGGCAACGGACCGGGGCACACCAACGACTGGCCGTACGAGGACTTCCCGCTCGACAAGCTCAAGCAACTGGTGCACGACGAGGCCCTGTTCGTCACCCAGGCCGGCCAGCACTTCACCGCCCCGGTCTGGATCAGCGAGTTCGGTGCCGGCGGCCGGGGGTCGAACGACACCAAGGAAAAGACCTGGTTCGGCAACTTCACCGACATCCTGGTCGAGAACGACACCGACTTCGCCATCTGGCCGCTGGTCGGATGGACCGGCGCCAACGGCGCGCCGCAGGACAACTGGGCCCTGATCTCCTACGACGCCGCCGGTAAGCGTCAGAGCCTCAGCGACCCCGGTGACTGGCGGTCCGCCGACTGGAACAAGCTGGTCAACGCCTCTGGCGTCTCCGGTCCGGTCGCACAGGTCGACCACTGGAACATGCTCAACCTCGACTTCCGGGACCACAACGTCTCCTCCCGCATGCTCGCCCAGAGCGACTGGAGTCCCGGCTACCGCAAGGGCAACTGCCCCGACAGCCAGCGCCTGGTCGGCCTCGGCCGCAGCGACAAGCGCGGGCTGTGCACCGACGCGAACCAGCCCGCCAAGGGAGCCGGGGCCTGGGTGGCCGTCCATGACGAGCGCTACGTCACCCACGGTGACTGGGCCTCGGGCTACAACAAACTCCAGTGCCCCGACAACACCTTCGCCGTCGGTTACAGCGTCAACGGCAAATCGATGGCCGGCCTGCTCTGCGCGCCGTCCGCCGCGCCGCTGCCGCTGAACGGACGCAACGTCTGGTTCGATCACGGCGACAACCGCCCCGCCACGGGCGGCTCGGTCGGAAGCGACTGGGCCCCCGGCTACTACAAGGGTCAGTGCACCGACAACGAGTACGTCGCCGGCGTCGCCTTCACCTGGCAGCGGAACAACGGCGGTGTCCCCGACGCACTGCTCTGCCGTCCGCTGAGCTGA